A region from the Macadamia integrifolia cultivar HAES 741 unplaced genomic scaffold, SCU_Mint_v3 scaffold2051, whole genome shotgun sequence genome encodes:
- the LOC122065567 gene encoding F-box protein SKIP23-like, whose translation MEVERPNLRKKRKVDWSFLPKDLFDLIAKRLRPADLIKVSCVCNSWRSNSHPFHLCLVLPCHNIITIDDDNDDDNKNSKDGEIKSSSDPEKALSFVGFVNLSQPSRKVHKLQIPEVNGSTILGSSAGWLVTLRANGAIRLLHPFSRAKIQLPPLKLARFGGSMSKISKMSIEKVIVCSGLDGKSLILCKYAGKLAFYRPETDHNWVSFKHYRGVIEDIVSYKGRFYGIRIGRNKCHICVACDLDDPSPAMEEVVEIPKYSGYIQYYLVESLGNLLLVLRHLNWPIGYETSNFTVFRLDNGGMVKLKDLAGQALFLDCNSAFSISASDDFAAIKGNHIYFVTTCLPNEDWFGCCDMEVFNLEDETFESFDYSDEPELIMNAPMVFPTNPCWRGGLGFRMV comes from the coding sequence ATGGAAGTAGAAAGACCAAATCTTCGTAAGAAAAGGAAGGTTGATTGGTCATTCCTTCCCAAAGACCTCTTCGATTTAATTGCCAAGAGGTTACGTCCTGCCGATCTGATCAAGGTAAGCTGCGTTTGCAATTCCTGGAGATCAAATTCTCATCCTTTCCATCTTTGCCTGGTACTCCCCTGCCACAACATCATTACCATCGACGATGACAACGATGATGACAACAAGAACAGCAAAGATGGCGAAATCAAAAGTTCCTCCGATCCTGAAAAAGCCCTTAGCTTTGTGGGTTTCGTCAATCTTTCTCAACCGAGTCGCAAGGTTCATAAACTCCAAATCCCAGAGGTAAATGGAAGTACAATCTTGGGATCATCGGCAGGATGGCTTGTAACATTGCGTGCCAATGGAGCAATTCGCTTACTACATCCTTTCAGCAGAGCCAAGATTCAGCTTCCGCCACTCAAGCTTGCAAGATTTGGGGGTTCCATGTCTAAGATAAGTAAAATGAGTATAGAGAAGGTTATTGTTTGTTCAGGCTTAGATGGAAAATCTTTAATCTTGTGTAAGTATGCAGGGAAATTGGCTTTTTATAGGCCTGAGACTGACCATAATTGGGTTTCCTTTAAGCATTATCGCGGCGTAATAGAAGATATAGTATCATACAAGGGTAGGTTTTATGGTATAAGAATTGGTAGAAACAAATGCCATATATGTGTAGCTTGTGACCTTGATGATCCTTCTCCAGCAATGGAAGAAGTTGTGGAAATTCCCAAGTATAGTGGTTATATACAGTACTATCTGGTGGAGTCTTTGGGAAATCTGTTGCTGGTTCTGAGACATCTTAATTGGCCTATTGGTTATGAGACCAGTAATTTCACTGTTTTCAGGCTAGATAATGGTGGGATGGTGAAGCTTAAAGACTTAGCTGGTCAGGCATTGTTCTTGGACTGTAATAGTGCATTCTCTATCTCTGCTTCTGATGATTTCGCTGCAATCAAGGGGAATCACATCTATTTTGTTACTACCTGTTTACCTAATGAAGACTGGTTTGGGTGTTGTGATATGGAAGTGTTCAACTTAGAGGATGAAACCTTTGAATCTTTTGACTACAGTGATGAGCCAGAGTTGATTATGAATGCACCAATGGTTTTTCCCACAAACCCATGTTGGAGAGGTGGTTTGGGGTTCAGGATGGTATAA